Proteins found in one Lolium rigidum isolate FL_2022 unplaced genomic scaffold, APGP_CSIRO_Lrig_0.1 contig_32698_1, whole genome shotgun sequence genomic segment:
- the LOC124681041 gene encoding E3 ubiquitin-protein ligase COP1-like, giving the protein MGDSSVAAGALVPAGPKPDPAPSTGGDAPQVQPQAQHHPASPAEDAGAAEASPSSSSPEEGAGEAAPDRELLCPICMALIKDAFLTACGHSFCYMCIVTHLTHKSDCPCCSNYLTKAQLYPNFLLDKVLKKMSARQVAKTASPIDQLRHVVQQGNDMSVKELDSLMTLIAEKKRQMEQQESETNMQILLVFLHCLRKQKLDELNEIQTDLQYIKDDISSVERHRLDLYRTKERYSMKLRMLLDEPAASKMWPSPMDRPSSPFLPNSRAPLNASSPGGLNNRKHDLRGQVSQQGYQRRDALVCPDPPNPPIQSGNVIARKRRVQAQFNELQEYYLQRRRTGGQSRRQDDIVAMNREGYHEGLEDFQSVLTTFTRYSRLRVIAELRHGDLFHTANIVSSIEFDRDDELFATAGVSKRIKVFEFSTVVNEPSDVHCPVVEMATRSKLSCLSWNKYSKNIIASSDYEGIVTVWDVQTRQSVMEYEEHEKRAWSVDFSRTEPSMLVSGSDDCKVKVWCTKQEASAINIDMKANICSVKYNPGSSYFVAVGSADHHIHYFDLRNPSAPLHVFGGHKKAVSYVKFLSNNELASASTDSTLRLWDVKDNCPVRTFRGHKNEKNFVGLSVNNEYIACGSETNEVFVYHKAISKPASSHRFVSSDLDDAEEDPGSYFISAVCWKSDSPTMLTANSQGTIKVLVLAP; this is encoded by the exons ATGGGCGACTCCTCGGTGGCCGCCGGCGCGCTGGTGCCGGCGGGGCCCAAGCCGGACCCGGCGCCGTCCACCGGCGGGGACGCCCCCCAGGTCCAACCCCAGGCGCAGCACCACCCGGCGTCGCCGGCGGAGGACGCGGGGGCGGCGGAGGCGtcgccctcctcgtcgtcgccggaggAGGGGGCGGGCGAGGCCGCGCCCGACAGGGAGCTGCTGTGCCCGATCTGCATGGCGCTCATCAAGGACGCCTTCCTCACCGCCTGCGGCCACAGCTTCTGCTACATGTGCATCGTCACGCACCTCACGCACAAGAGCGACTGCCCATGCTGCAGCAACTACCTCACCAAGGCGCAGCTCTACCCAAACTTCCTGCTAGACAAG GTCTTGAAGAAAATGTCGGCCCGGCAAGTTGCAAAAACAGCATCTCCCATTGATCAACTTCGACATGTTGTGCAACAG GGAAACGATATGTCGGTTAAAGAGCTAGACAGCCTCATGACTTTGATTGCTGAGAAGAAGAGGCAAATGGAACAACAAGAGTCAGAGACAAATATGCAAATATTGCTAGTATTCTTGCACTGCCTTAGAAAGCAAAAGCTGGATGAGTTGAATGAG ATTCAAACTGATCTGCAGTACATCAAAGATGATATAAGCAGCGTGGAGAGACATAGATTAGATTTGTATCGAACAAAAGAAAGGTACTCCATGAAGCTGCGCATGCTTTTGGATGAACCTGCTGCATCAAAGATGTGGCCCTCGCCTATGGACAGACCTAGCAGTCCCTTTCTCCCCAATTCCCGGGCACCACTTAATGCATCATCTCCAGGGGGTTTAAATAATAGGAAACATGATTTGAGAGGTCAAGTAAGCCAGCAAGGATATCAAAGAAGAGATGCCCTTGTTTGCCCAGACCCTCCTAATCCCCCTATACAGTCGGGTAACGTAATTGCTCGGAAGAGGCGAGTTCAAGCACAG TTCAACGAGCTTCAAGAATACTATCTGCAAAGACGGCGTACCGGAGGACAGTCACGCAGGCAGGATGACATTGTTGCAATGAATAGAGAAGGTTATCATGAAGGTCTTGAAGATTTCCAGTCTGTGCTAACAACATTCACTCGATACAG TCGCTTACGTGTAATAGCAGAACTGAGACATGGAGATCTTTTCCACACTGCAAACATTGTATCCAG TATCGAATTTGATCGTGATGATGAGCTATTCGCTACTGCTGGAGTGTCGAAGCGTATTAAAgtcttcgaattttctaca GTTGTTAACGAGCCATCAGATGTTCACTGTCCAGTTGTTGAAATGGCTACCAGATCTAAACTCAGCTGCCTTAGCTGGAACAAGTACTCAAAAAATATTATAGCAAGCAGTGATTATGAGGGCATAGTTACTGTTTGGGATGTTCAAACCCGCCAG AGTGTGATGGAGTACGAAGAGCATGAGAAAAGAGCATGGAGTGTTGATTTTTCGCGTACAGAGCCCTCAATGCTCGTATCTGGGAGTGATGATTGCAAG gtcaaagtgtggtgcacaaAACAGGAAGCAAGTGCCATTAACATTGATATGAAGGCAAATATTTGCTCCGTTAAATATAATCCTGGATCGAGCTACTTTGTCGCC GTCGGATCTGCTGATCACCATATTCATTATTTCGATTTGCGAAATCCAAGTGCGCCTCTCCATGTTTTTGGTGGGCATAAGAAAGCCGTTTCGTATGTGAAGTTCTTATCTAACAATGAGCTTGCATCTGCATCAACCGATAGCACGTTACGGTTATGGGATGTCAAGGACAATTGCCCA GTAAGGACGTTCAGAGGGCACAAAAATGAGAAGAACTTTGTTGGGCTATCGGTAAATAATGAGTATATTGCATGTGGGAGTGAAACAAATGAGGTTTTTGTTTACCACAAG GCTATCTCAAAACCTGCTTCCAGCCATAGGTTTGTATCCTCCGACCTGGATGACGCCGAAGAAGATCCTGGGTCTTATTTCATTAGCGCTGTCTGCTGGAAGAGCGATAGCCCTACTATGCTAACTGCCAACAGCCAGGGGACCATTAAAGTTCTCGTGCTTGCTCCTTGA
- the LOC124681043 gene encoding probable tyrosine-protein phosphatase DSP2, with amino-acid sequence MKLDAAPRQRSQEAEQKQGIAAIELWKNHPEKLACSVGCEEESPLVPPLNFAMVDDGIFRSGFPGAANFRFLGSLNLRSIVYLCPEPYPEENARFLGRSGIKLHQFGIQGRKTYLKRVLLMQEPFAGIPEETIREALKVILDVRNHPVLIHCKRGKHRTGCLVGCLRKLQRWRLSSVFDEYLHFAAAKARKTDQRFMELFDTSSLVHLSA; translated from the exons ATGAAGCTGGACGCTGCGCCAAggcagaggagccaagaagcagagCAGAAGCAGGGCATCGCCGCCATTGAGCTATGGAAGAACCACCCTGAAAAGCTCGCCTGCTCCGTGGGCTGCGAGGAGGAGTCGCCGCTGGTGCCGCCGCTCAACTTCGCCATGGTGGACGACGGCATCTTCCGCTCGGGGTTTCCCGGCGCCGCCAACTTCCGGTTCCTAGGATCCCTCAACCTGCGCTCCATCGT GTACCTGTGCCCGGAGCCGTACCCAGAGGAGAACGCGCGGTTCCTCGGGCGCAGCGGGATCAAGCTCCACCAGTTCGGAATCCAAGGGCGCAAG ACATATCTGAAACGTGTCCTGTTGATGCAGGAACCCTTCGCCGGCATCCCTGAAGAAACAATCCGAGAGGCGCTCAAAGTCATCCTTG ACGTAAGAAACCACCCGGTGCTCATTCACTGCAAGAGAGGCAAG CATCGGACCGGATGCTTGGTGGGGTGCCTGAGGAAGCTGCAGAGGTGGCGCCTGTCCTCCGTCTTCGACGAGTACCTGCATTTCGCGGCGGCCAAGGCGAGGAAAACCGACCAGAGGTTCATGGAGCTCTTCGACACGTCGAGCCTGGTGCATCTGTCGGCCTAG
- the LOC124681042 gene encoding nucleolar and coiled-body phosphoprotein 1-like, which yields MAPKRAAKKAAPPPPPPPPAESSDEETQSRSRSEDSEDEEAIAESPVPAPTPVLKTTPAPAQKGDESESSDEEEEEEEDEEEEPAPAAPAVPKNQPPPPQKKEDSDASGSDEEEEEDEEEEEEEEEEPAPAAPAVPKNQPPPPQKKADADASGSEEEEGDDEEEEEEEEEEEEEPTRAAPPSAPKKQPPQPQKQEDSDTSGDEDEEEEEAPPPPKPAPKKVAEVPKPPAAAETKKPGAFERMWSTNDEVRILEALAAHRKQHGTLPQPDALVDVLAGKLDKRAYGSKELQSKVKSLRFRYLTLSKRGEVPSKEHDRRVLELSKLVWTSDKTSPVAAAAAVANVANGHEPKGFEEMCELYPHLAEEVKGLEAARPGMCKREFGKMDDDKARAMDEKIKKQRVMQIKVEMRHADLVKEVTKALVDLVDA from the coding sequence atggccccgaagcgcgccgCGAAGAAGGcggccccgccgccacctccgcctcctccggctGAATCCTCCGATGAGGAGACCCAGTCGCGCTCGCGCTCCGAGGAttcggaggacgaagaggccatcGCCGAGTCCCCTGTCCCTGCCCCCACCCCCGTCCTCAAGACCACGCCTGCGCCGGCGCAGAAGGGCGATGAGTCGGAGTCGtctgacgaagaggaggaggaggaggaggatgaggaggaggagcccgCCCCCGCGGCTCCCGCGGTCCCCAAGAACCAGCCTCCGCCGCCGCAAAAGAAAGAGGACTCCGACGCTTCCGGcagcgatgaagaggaggaggaggatgaggaagaggaagaggaagaggaggaggagcccgcCCCCGCGGCTCCCGCGGTCCCCAAGAACCAGCCTCCACCGCCGCAAAAGAAAGCGGACGCCGACGCTTCcggcagcgaggaggaggagggtgacgatgaggaagaggaggaggaggaggaggaggaggaggaggagcccacCCGCGCGGCCCCTCCCTCCGCTCCGAAGAAGCAGCCCCCGCAGCCGCAGAAACAGGAGGACTCCGACACTTCCGGcgacgaggatgaggaggaggaggaggcaccgccgccgccgaagcctgcCCCAAAGAAGGTGGCGGAGGTCCCGAAGCCCCCGGCGGCGGCCGAGACCAAGAAGCCAGGCGCCTTCGAGCGCATGTGGTCCACCAACGACGAGGTCCGCATCCTCGAGGCCCTCGCCGCTCACCGCAAGCAGCACGGCACCCTCCCGCAGCCCGACGCTCTCGTCGACGTCCTCGCCGGGAAGCTGGACAAGCGTGCCTACGGCAGCAAGGAGCTCCAGTCCAAGGTCAAGAGCCTGAGGTTCCGGTACCTCACACTCAGCAAGAGGGGCGAGGTCCCGAGCAAGGAGCACGACCGCCGGGTCCTGGAGCTCTCCAAGCTCGTCTGGACCAGCGACAAGACCTcccctgttgctgctgctgctgctgtggcgAATGTGGCCAACGGTCATGAGCCCAAGGGGTTCGAGGAGATGTGTGAGCTGTACCCGCACCTGGCGGAGGAGGTGAAGGGGCTGGAGGCGGCGCGCCCGGGCATGTGCAAGAGGGAGTTCGGGAAGATGGACGACGACAAGGCGCGTGCCATGGACGAGAAGATCAAGAAGCAGAGGGTGATGCAGATAAAGGTGGAGATGCGCCACGCCGACCTCGTCAAGGAGGTGACCAAGGCTCTGGTCGACCTTGTCGATGCATGA